In Halobaculum limi, one DNA window encodes the following:
- the pheA gene encoding prephenate dehydratase, translating into MEAVTLGPAGTYSHRAARAVADDVAFRESVTAIVEAVADGTYERGVVPVENSIEGSVTESLDALTNADVSVVREIVTPIRHALLAQAETFDVVASHSQALAQCRDYLEREYPDVRQEAVASTARGVERAREDPTVAGIGHPANAESMDGGVDLRVLAEDIQDKSSNATRFLVIGPESAGSDAGGKTSVVVYPGANYPGLLLELLEAFADRDVNLSRIESRPSGERLGDYLFHIDFEAGLYEQRAQAALSDVESIVGNGWVRVLGSYDTEHVV; encoded by the coding sequence ATGGAAGCAGTCACGCTCGGTCCTGCGGGGACGTACTCTCACCGCGCCGCACGGGCCGTCGCCGACGACGTCGCCTTCCGCGAGTCGGTCACGGCTATCGTCGAAGCCGTCGCTGACGGCACGTACGAGCGAGGCGTCGTCCCCGTCGAGAACAGCATCGAGGGGAGCGTCACCGAGAGCCTCGACGCCCTCACGAACGCCGACGTGTCGGTCGTCCGTGAGATCGTCACGCCGATTCGCCACGCCCTCCTCGCGCAGGCGGAGACGTTCGACGTCGTCGCGTCGCACTCGCAGGCGCTCGCGCAGTGTCGCGACTACCTCGAACGGGAGTATCCGGACGTTCGCCAGGAAGCGGTCGCGTCGACCGCCCGCGGCGTCGAACGCGCCCGCGAGGATCCGACGGTCGCGGGCATCGGCCATCCGGCGAACGCCGAGTCGATGGACGGCGGCGTCGACTTACGCGTCCTCGCCGAGGACATCCAAGACAAGTCGTCGAACGCGACGCGGTTTCTCGTCATCGGCCCCGAGTCCGCCGGAAGCGACGCCGGCGGCAAGACGTCGGTCGTCGTCTACCCCGGTGCGAACTACCCCGGCCTCCTGTTGGAACTGCTCGAGGCGTTCGCCGACCGCGACGTGAACCTCTCGCGCATCGAGTCGCGGCCAAGCGGGGAGCGTCTGGGCGACTACCTGTTCCACATCGACTTCGAGGCGGGCCTGTACGAACAGCGGGCACAGGCGGCGCTTTCGGACGTGGAGTCCATCGTCGGCAACGGCTGGGTGCGCGTCCTCGGGTCGTACGACACCGAACACGTCGTCTAA
- the phnD gene encoding phosphate/phosphite/phosphonate ABC transporter substrate-binding protein gives MDRRDFLKRSGTAAAVGAGMGLSGCIGNFGEQPYGNGTVEFMVSPTEPQDYMRSQYNPYLDYLEGGLDGDVSVEFNYAADYTAVLQGLGSGTADVAETGPFAAALGVKSDQCDIALQRHAYGSWDYHSVIITRENSDIESLTDLQGKSIAFSDMTSASGSLYPLYQLKEAGLEIGDAPTSASGAEFDATWSSHAQAFEALKNEQVDAAGVGRFIAWNYDTSDYVEGIREVSRESGIPRAPMIVSPELSEEEKNAIVSRLENAPESAYFGADGEDGTDDDIWFDGVRAADVDTYQPVVDVANELGLSTDLLNEGNA, from the coding sequence ATGGATCGACGCGACTTCTTGAAGCGGTCGGGTACTGCTGCGGCAGTCGGTGCCGGGATGGGCCTGTCCGGATGTATCGGAAACTTCGGAGAACAGCCGTACGGCAACGGCACGGTCGAGTTCATGGTCTCCCCGACGGAGCCCCAGGACTACATGCGCAGCCAGTACAATCCCTACCTCGACTACCTCGAAGGCGGCCTCGACGGCGACGTCTCCGTGGAGTTCAACTACGCGGCCGACTACACGGCGGTCTTGCAGGGCCTCGGCTCGGGCACGGCCGACGTCGCAGAGACTGGCCCGTTCGCGGCGGCACTCGGCGTCAAGTCCGACCAGTGTGACATCGCACTCCAGCGCCACGCCTACGGCTCGTGGGACTACCACTCGGTGATCATCACCCGCGAGAACAGCGACATCGAGAGTCTCACCGACCTCCAGGGCAAGTCTATCGCGTTCTCGGACATGACCTCCGCGTCCGGGTCGCTGTACCCGCTGTACCAACTCAAGGAGGCGGGCCTCGAAATCGGCGACGCGCCCACCTCCGCGAGCGGTGCGGAGTTCGACGCGACGTGGTCCAGCCACGCACAGGCGTTCGAGGCGCTCAAGAACGAACAGGTCGACGCCGCCGGCGTCGGTCGGTTCATCGCGTGGAACTACGACACCAGCGATTACGTCGAGGGCATCCGCGAGGTGTCCCGCGAGAGCGGCATCCCGCGTGCCCCGATGATCGTCAGCCCCGAACTCTCCGAGGAGGAGAAGAACGCCATCGTCTCGCGCCTCGAGAATGCCCCCGAGTCGGCCTACTTCGGCGCCGACGGCGAGGACGGCACCGACGACGACATCTGGTTCGACGGCGTCCGCGCGGCCGACGTCGACACCTACCAGCCCGTCGTCGACGTGGCCAACGAACTCGGCCTGTCGACGGACCTGCTGAACGAAGGCAACGCGTAA
- a CDS encoding phosphonate ABC transporter ATP-binding protein: MPAVSVENLTKRYGDTVALDDVSFTIPDGEFVVLLGPSGAGKSTLLRLLNGLTRPTEGSVSIGDEEIRGRRNDIGMVFQMHYIIETMSAYRNALTGALSRTGLLDSVFTWYDRDDKLAALDALETVGLLDEAQQRAGSMSGGQKQRVGIARALVQQPNLLLADEPVASLDPKAAEEVMSYMKHAARERDLTTIASLHQVEIAREFGDRYIGLRDGGLVFDGGRDDLTMDIVDDIYYNDDGEEADLAREVAQ, from the coding sequence ATGCCAGCCGTCTCGGTCGAGAACCTCACGAAACGGTACGGCGACACCGTCGCTCTGGACGACGTCTCGTTCACGATTCCGGACGGCGAGTTCGTCGTACTCCTCGGTCCCTCCGGTGCCGGGAAGTCGACGCTGTTGCGCCTGCTCAACGGACTCACACGCCCCACCGAGGGGTCGGTGTCGATCGGTGACGAGGAGATCCGTGGCCGCCGGAACGACATCGGGATGGTGTTTCAGATGCACTACATCATCGAGACGATGAGCGCCTACCGCAACGCGCTCACCGGCGCACTGTCGCGGACAGGCCTGCTCGATTCGGTGTTCACGTGGTACGACCGCGACGACAAACTCGCCGCACTCGACGCCTTGGAGACGGTCGGCCTCCTCGACGAGGCCCAACAGCGCGCCGGGTCGATGTCGGGCGGACAGAAACAGCGCGTCGGCATCGCCCGCGCACTCGTCCAACAACCGAATCTCCTCCTCGCTGACGAACCCGTCGCCAGCCTCGACCCGAAGGCCGCCGAAGAGGTGATGAGTTATATGAAACACGCCGCCCGCGAGCGTGACCTCACGACCATCGCCAGCCTCCACCAAGTGGAGATCGCTCGCGAGTTCGGCGACCGCTACATCGGCCTGCGCGACGGCGGCCTCGTGTTCGACGGCGGTCGCGACGACCTCACGATGGATATCGTCGACGACATCTACTACAACGACGACGGCGAGGAGGCCGACCTCGCTCGCGAGGTGGCACAGTGA
- a CDS encoding PhnE/PtxC family ABC transporter permease, with protein sequence MTGDIGRLEESLAVIERAQLIGRVLLVAGILAVLVIQAVGMTFLGFTLAEVVSQLPRFFENVADFLAPDFHFVTLFAVEQGLHGWEALWASLTNPGSLLDSILNRDQGLTIVGGAVTTIVIGVTGTVLGFPLALLFGVLGSERVVPFPFNFIFRGTMSTIRAIPALVWVLIYVPLVGINPVGAMLAIGTDTVGNLGRLFTDELEEIEEGPIEAISSTGASSPQTVVFGMLSQVSSSFVAWTLYILEINVRIAISLGVVGAGGLGQYVKGRLSLLAFDQAAAGLVMIVIIVLSVELVSSRLRARLRPGEHEGSSLIDAVQNLFDGGKWISGSSKK encoded by the coding sequence CTGACCGGGGACATCGGTCGGCTGGAAGAGTCGCTCGCAGTCATCGAACGAGCGCAGTTGATCGGTCGGGTGTTGCTCGTCGCGGGCATCCTCGCAGTGCTCGTGATCCAAGCGGTCGGGATGACGTTCCTCGGGTTCACGCTCGCAGAGGTCGTCTCGCAACTGCCGCGCTTCTTCGAGAACGTCGCCGACTTCCTCGCCCCTGACTTCCACTTCGTCACGCTGTTCGCTGTCGAACAGGGTCTCCACGGCTGGGAGGCGCTGTGGGCGTCGCTCACCAACCCCGGGTCGCTCCTCGACAGCATCCTCAACCGCGACCAGGGCCTCACCATCGTCGGCGGCGCGGTGACGACCATCGTCATCGGCGTCACGGGGACAGTGCTCGGCTTCCCGCTGGCGCTGTTGTTCGGCGTCCTCGGCTCCGAGCGGGTCGTCCCCTTCCCGTTCAACTTCATCTTCCGCGGGACGATGAGCACCATCCGCGCCATCCCGGCGCTGGTGTGGGTGCTCATCTACGTGCCGCTGGTCGGCATCAACCCCGTCGGCGCGATGCTCGCCATCGGCACCGACACCGTCGGCAACCTCGGCCGCCTGTTCACCGACGAACTCGAAGAGATCGAAGAAGGCCCCATCGAGGCCATCTCCTCGACTGGTGCGTCCTCGCCGCAGACGGTCGTGTTCGGGATGCTCTCGCAGGTGTCCTCGTCGTTCGTCGCGTGGACGCTGTACATCCTCGAGATCAACGTCCGCATCGCCATCTCGCTGGGCGTCGTCGGCGCGGGCGGACTCGGCCAGTACGTGAAGGGGCGACTCTCGCTGCTCGCGTTCGACCAAGCCGCCGCCGGACTCGTGATGATCGTCATCATCGTCCTGTCGGTCGAACTGGTCTCCTCGCGCCTGCGTGCCCGCCTTCGTCCGGGCGAACACGAGGGCTCGTCGCTCATCGACGCAGTACAGAACCTCTTCGACGGCGGCAAGTGGATCAGCGGTTCCAGCAAGAAGTAA
- the hisE gene encoding phosphoribosyl-ATP diphosphatase has protein sequence MSDDTTDTGESPETPDSEVLDALFATIEDRKERLPEESYTASLFTHEKGENAVLEKIGEEATETILAAKDDDTEELTAEAADLVYHLLVLFAQKDLDVADLQAELRERF, from the coding sequence GTGAGCGACGACACGACGGACACGGGCGAGTCACCCGAGACCCCCGATTCGGAGGTGCTCGACGCCCTGTTCGCCACCATCGAGGACCGGAAGGAACGACTCCCCGAGGAGTCGTACACGGCGTCGCTGTTCACCCACGAGAAAGGTGAGAACGCGGTGTTAGAGAAAATCGGAGAGGAGGCGACCGAGACCATCCTCGCGGCGAAAGACGACGACACCGAGGAGTTGACCGCCGAAGCGGCGGACCTGGTGTACCACCTGCTCGTGCTGTTCGCGCAGAAGGACCTCGACGTGGCGGACCTGCAGGCGGAACTGCGCGAGCGATTCTGA
- the pdxT gene encoding pyridoxal 5'-phosphate synthase glutaminase subunit PdxT, with product MKAGVIAVQGDVSEHADAVRRAAASHGVDADVVEIRDAGVVPECDVLLLPGGESTTISRLLCDEGIDEEIRDHVAADKPLLATCAGLIVASRDAKDDRVATLDVLDVSVDRNAFGRQADSFEAPLDVAGLDDPFPAVFIRAPVIDEVGADVEVLASWDDDPVAVQQGSIIATSFHPELTPDSRIHDLAFFRQEHAAGGDGDEADDGAEVEA from the coding sequence ATGAAAGCGGGCGTCATCGCCGTTCAAGGCGACGTCTCAGAACACGCCGACGCGGTTCGCCGCGCGGCCGCGAGCCACGGCGTCGACGCCGACGTCGTCGAGATTCGCGACGCCGGCGTCGTGCCGGAGTGTGACGTATTGTTACTGCCTGGTGGGGAGTCGACCACCATCTCTCGACTCCTTTGCGACGAAGGGATCGACGAAGAGATTCGCGACCACGTCGCCGCCGACAAACCGCTGCTGGCGACGTGTGCGGGCCTCATCGTCGCCTCCCGTGACGCCAAAGACGACCGAGTCGCCACGCTCGACGTCCTCGACGTGAGCGTCGACCGCAACGCCTTCGGCCGACAGGCCGACTCATTCGAGGCCCCACTCGACGTGGCCGGTCTCGACGACCCGTTCCCGGCGGTGTTCATCCGCGCGCCCGTCATCGACGAGGTGGGCGCAGACGTCGAGGTACTCGCCTCGTGGGACGACGACCCAGTCGCCGTCCAACAGGGGTCGATCATCGCCACGTCGTTCCACCCCGAACTGACGCCGGACTCCCGCATCCACGACCTGGCGTTCTTCCGGCAGGAACACGCCGCGGGCGGCGACGGAGACGAAGCCGACGACGGCGCGGAGGTCGAGGCGTGA
- a CDS encoding preprotein translocase subunit Sec61beta: MSSGQNSGGLMSSAGLVRYFDAEDRNAIRIDPRTVVAFGLLFGIFVLILGFAF; encoded by the coding sequence ATGAGCAGCGGCCAAAACAGCGGCGGCCTGATGTCCAGTGCAGGGCTCGTCCGCTACTTCGACGCCGAGGACCGTAACGCGATCCGGATCGACCCGCGGACCGTCGTCGCCTTCGGACTCCTGTTCGGTATCTTCGTGTTGATCCTCGGATTCGCGTTCTGA
- a CDS encoding thioredoxin family protein, which yields MSVRLKDFYADWCGPCKTQDPILEELEEDYPDVSFEKVDVEEEQEIANQYQVRSLPTLIIENDDGVVDRFVGVTQREDIEEALASAGA from the coding sequence ATGAGTGTTCGACTCAAGGACTTCTACGCGGACTGGTGTGGCCCCTGCAAGACCCAGGATCCGATCCTCGAGGAACTCGAGGAAGACTACCCCGACGTGTCCTTCGAGAAGGTCGACGTCGAGGAGGAACAAGAGATCGCCAACCAGTATCAGGTGCGGTCGCTCCCGACGCTGATCATCGAGAACGACGACGGCGTCGTCGACCGCTTCGTGGGCGTCACCCAGCGCGAGGACATCGAGGAAGCGCTGGCGAGCGCCGGCGCGTAA
- a CDS encoding 50S ribosomal protein L40e, with amino-acid sequence MAKFEAAERRTLDKLICMRCNARNPQRATNCRKCGYGRLRPKAKEPRTA; translated from the coding sequence ATGGCGAAATTCGAGGCGGCCGAGCGCCGCACGCTCGACAAGCTCATCTGCATGCGGTGTAACGCACGGAACCCGCAGCGAGCGACCAACTGCCGCAAGTGCGGCTACGGTCGTCTGCGCCCGAAGGCCAAAGAGCCCCGTACCGCATAA
- a CDS encoding MBL fold metallo-hydrolase: MDAVNVTADAEDFTCNAYFVDGAVPTLVDAGTMPGVVDVVAEYTDAVDRVVLTHQHHDHIGELDAVLDAFDAELYAYGEHPRRDHALADGDELAIGDETATVVYTPGHAADHVSFVTETAVFSGDVVVYNDGAFDDGSFGRTDIAGQSRERLIESLNDLLDVLPDTVESLYAGHGDPFHGDPDADSVRDVIERALSRAERREPKYPDQ, translated from the coding sequence ATGGACGCGGTCAACGTCACGGCCGACGCCGAGGACTTCACCTGCAACGCCTACTTCGTCGACGGCGCGGTACCCACGCTCGTCGACGCGGGAACGATGCCCGGGGTCGTCGACGTCGTCGCGGAGTACACCGACGCCGTCGACCGCGTGGTCCTCACCCACCAGCATCACGACCACATTGGGGAACTCGACGCCGTGCTCGATGCCTTCGACGCGGAGTTGTACGCCTACGGCGAGCACCCACGTCGCGACCACGCGCTGGCAGACGGCGACGAACTCGCTATCGGTGACGAGACGGCGACGGTGGTGTACACGCCGGGACACGCTGCCGACCACGTCTCGTTCGTCACCGAGACGGCGGTGTTCTCGGGCGACGTCGTCGTGTACAACGACGGCGCGTTCGACGACGGGTCGTTCGGCCGGACAGACATCGCCGGGCAGTCGCGCGAGCGACTGATCGAGAGCCTGAACGACCTGCTGGACGTGCTCCCGGACACAGTCGAGTCGCTGTACGCGGGCCACGGCGACCCGTTCCACGGCGACCCCGACGCTGACTCCGTCCGCGACGTCATCGAGCGGGCGCTCTCGCGGGCGGAGCGACGCGAACCGAAGTATCCCGACCAGTAA
- a CDS encoding DUF5786 family protein, whose amino-acid sequence MGFGSYDESEQENQTLDSDLDSATVDDGEADHDGDVEFEFEASTDDLLEKLEEIKD is encoded by the coding sequence ATGGGTTTCGGGAGCTACGACGAATCCGAACAGGAGAATCAGACTCTCGACTCCGACCTCGACAGCGCCACCGTCGACGACGGCGAGGCCGACCACGACGGCGACGTCGAGTTCGAGTTCGAAGCCTCGACCGACGACCTCCTCGAGAAACTCGAGGAGATCAAAGACTGA
- a CDS encoding DUF99 family protein, whose translation MKSGTRALGVAVSSSDRTTTASDRATVAGAVVRVDRVVDGASFATCTVGGTDATDAVIACVERLDREDVRYLLLAGVAPAWFNVVDLNAVHTATDRPVLAVSFEASEGLEPHIREHFEGEARERRLATYESLPERVAIHLGDDADATPGLWVRAVGVDDATARRVVRAHLPDGQGRPEPLRVARMLARAGRGYADRERAARRDRDG comes from the coding sequence GTGAAGTCCGGCACGCGCGCGCTGGGAGTCGCCGTCTCCTCGAGCGACCGCACAACCACAGCTTCTGACCGCGCGACCGTCGCCGGAGCAGTCGTCCGCGTCGACCGCGTGGTCGACGGCGCGTCGTTCGCGACGTGTACCGTCGGCGGCACCGACGCGACGGACGCCGTCATCGCGTGTGTCGAGCGACTCGACCGCGAGGACGTTCGCTACCTCTTGCTCGCGGGCGTCGCCCCCGCGTGGTTCAACGTCGTCGACCTCAACGCGGTCCATACGGCGACCGACAGACCGGTGCTCGCCGTCTCCTTCGAGGCGAGTGAGGGGTTGGAGCCACACATCCGCGAACACTTCGAAGGCGAGGCGCGCGAGCGACGGCTCGCGACCTACGAATCGTTGCCAGAGCGGGTAGCGATTCACCTCGGCGACGATGCAGACGCCACACCGGGGTTGTGGGTCCGGGCCGTCGGCGTCGACGACGCGACTGCGCGGCGGGTCGTTCGCGCACATCTCCCCGACGGACAGGGGCGACCCGAACCGCTCCGGGTCGCGCGGATGCTCGCCCGCGCGGGGCGCGGCTACGCGGACCGCGAACGGGCCGCCCGCCGCGACCGCGACGGGTAG
- a CDS encoding uracil-DNA glycosylase, producing the protein MSEQSLDADLCVRECERCPALVDSRSRIVNGVGPTDADLVFVGEAPGANEDEQGEPFVGRSGTVLDDALRDAGLARSDVRITNCVKCRPPDNRDPHSEELDNCRGYLAEELDRIDPELVVTLGKVPSQHLLGRSVAVTSENGEVFDARVGETSVRLLVCLHPAATLYDRSQADAFEETIREAARLAGLDDDESGSGGQSRLGDY; encoded by the coding sequence ATGAGCGAGCAGTCGCTGGACGCGGACCTGTGCGTGCGCGAGTGTGAGCGGTGCCCGGCGCTCGTCGACTCGCGGTCGCGCATCGTCAACGGCGTCGGCCCGACCGACGCCGACCTGGTGTTCGTCGGGGAAGCGCCCGGCGCGAACGAGGACGAACAGGGCGAACCGTTCGTCGGGCGGTCGGGGACGGTCCTCGACGACGCGCTTCGCGACGCCGGCCTCGCACGCTCGGACGTGCGCATCACCAACTGCGTGAAGTGCCGCCCGCCGGACAATCGCGACCCCCACAGCGAGGAACTCGACAACTGTCGCGGCTACCTCGCGGAGGAACTCGACCGCATCGACCCCGAACTGGTCGTCACCCTCGGGAAAGTCCCGTCTCAACACCTACTCGGACGCTCGGTCGCCGTGACCAGCGAGAACGGCGAAGTGTTCGACGCCCGCGTGGGCGAGACGAGCGTTCGCCTCCTCGTGTGTCTCCACCCGGCGGCGACGCTGTACGACCGGAGTCAGGCCGACGCCTTCGAGGAGACGATTCGCGAGGCCGCTCGACTCGCTGGCCTCGACGACGACGAGAGCGGAAGCGGCGGCCAGTCTCGCCTCGGCGACTACTGA
- a CDS encoding rhomboid family intramembrane serine protease yields MDGDEATASSDDLREFAGTLARQYRTAHTQTTLTLAFVTVVVFILQVAGATLTGLPSVRSFTALLYLEGGRSVYLLSLFLHRGPLHLLSNLLVLVVLAPQERHFSPGGYWAFVVTAATASLAAGYLVLLQFSPEPNVAFYGISGLGYALGGFALARGIRFRHTLTELDTLAAVVGITSLLDVVWNLAAALPDAPLAVNGGHLVGLVVGLLVGSLWRPASAPVRDDQ; encoded by the coding sequence ATGGACGGCGACGAGGCGACGGCGTCGAGCGACGACCTCCGCGAGTTCGCCGGGACGCTCGCTCGCCAGTACCGGACGGCACACACGCAGACGACGCTGACGCTCGCGTTCGTCACGGTCGTCGTGTTCATTCTGCAGGTCGCGGGCGCGACGCTGACGGGACTGCCCTCGGTGCGGTCGTTCACCGCGTTGCTGTACCTAGAGGGTGGACGCAGCGTGTACCTGCTGTCGCTGTTCTTGCACCGCGGGCCACTGCACCTGCTGTCAAACCTGCTCGTTCTCGTCGTCCTCGCGCCACAGGAGCGGCACTTCTCGCCGGGCGGCTACTGGGCGTTCGTGGTGACGGCAGCGACGGCGTCGCTGGCGGCTGGCTACCTCGTCCTCCTCCAGTTCAGCCCCGAACCGAACGTCGCCTTCTACGGCATCAGCGGCCTCGGCTACGCACTCGGCGGGTTCGCACTCGCCCGCGGCATCCGCTTCCGGCACACGCTCACGGAACTCGACACGCTCGCGGCCGTCGTCGGCATCACCTCGCTGCTCGACGTGGTGTGGAACCTCGCCGCGGCGCTTCCCGACGCGCCGCTGGCGGTCAACGGCGGCCACCTCGTGGGACTGGTCGTCGGCCTCTTGGTCGGGTCGCTGTGGCGACCCGCCTCTGCTCCGGTCCGCGACGATCAGTAG
- a CDS encoding 50S ribosomal protein L15e, translating to MARSFYSHIKEAWRNQDEGKLAELQWQRKQEWRNEGAIVRIDRPTRLDKARELGYKAKQGVVMTRVSVRKGGARKQRHKAGRRSKRQGVNRIGRRKSIQRIGEERVSRKYPNLRVLASYSVGQDGSQKWFEAILVDPEHPAIQNDDELNWICDDSHKGRAFRGLTNAGSSNRGLSKRGKGTEKTRPSVSRGNRGGK from the coding sequence ATGGCACGAAGCTTCTACTCCCACATCAAGGAAGCCTGGCGAAACCAGGACGAAGGCAAACTCGCGGAACTGCAGTGGCAGCGCAAGCAGGAGTGGCGCAACGAGGGCGCCATCGTCCGCATCGACCGACCGACTCGCCTCGACAAGGCGCGCGAACTCGGCTACAAGGCCAAGCAGGGCGTCGTGATGACGCGCGTCTCCGTCCGCAAGGGTGGCGCGCGCAAGCAGCGCCACAAGGCCGGCCGCCGCTCGAAGCGCCAAGGCGTCAACCGCATCGGTCGCCGGAAGTCCATCCAGCGCATCGGTGAGGAACGCGTCTCCCGCAAGTACCCGAACCTGCGCGTCCTCGCCTCCTACTCGGTCGGGCAGGACGGCTCGCAGAAGTGGTTCGAAGCGATCCTCGTCGACCCCGAGCACCCCGCGATCCAGAACGACGACGAACTCAACTGGATCTGTGACGACTCTCACAAGGGTCGTGCGTTCCGCGGTCTCACGAACGCTGGCTCCTCGAACCGTGGCCTGAGCAAGCGCGGCAAGGGCACCGAGAAGACGCGACCGTCGGTCTCGCGCGGCAACCGCGGCGGCAAGTAA
- a CDS encoding serine/threonine-protein kinase RIO2, with the protein MVGNVASVMAELEPEDFYLLSGVEQGMRFSEWVNVEKIPGYAGLSEENADYRIDRCADRDLIRRKTIQYEGYQLTFEGYDALALHTFAERETVTGMGAPLGVGKESDVYEVESYRPMALKFHREGYTNFREVNKERDYTSDNHHVSWQYTARKAAEREYGALEDLYPQVSVPRPIDHNRHAIVMEKLPGPELAKAKLRSEQVVGVLDLVLREMDLAYRAGYVHADISEYNVAISDDGVLIFDWPQSVETDHENADELLLRDVDNIISYFQRKYPSEMPDVEPQVVADAILDGEFESVRAFGDAEA; encoded by the coding sequence ATGGTCGGGAACGTCGCCTCCGTGATGGCCGAACTCGAACCCGAGGACTTCTATCTCCTCTCGGGCGTCGAGCAGGGGATGCGCTTCTCCGAGTGGGTGAACGTCGAGAAGATACCCGGGTACGCCGGGCTCTCCGAAGAGAACGCCGACTACCGCATCGACCGCTGTGCCGACCGCGACCTGATCCGGCGCAAGACCATCCAGTACGAGGGGTACCAACTCACCTTCGAGGGGTACGACGCGCTGGCGTTGCACACGTTCGCGGAACGCGAGACGGTGACGGGGATGGGCGCACCGCTCGGCGTCGGGAAAGAGAGCGACGTGTACGAGGTGGAGTCGTACCGCCCGATGGCGCTGAAGTTCCACCGCGAGGGGTACACCAACTTCCGCGAGGTGAACAAAGAGCGTGATTACACCAGCGACAACCACCACGTCTCCTGGCAGTACACGGCGCGGAAAGCGGCCGAACGCGAGTACGGTGCGCTCGAAGACCTGTACCCGCAGGTGTCAGTGCCGCGCCCCATCGACCACAACCGCCACGCCATCGTGATGGAGAAACTCCCCGGCCCCGAACTGGCGAAGGCGAAACTCCGCTCCGAGCAGGTGGTTGGCGTCCTCGATTTGGTCTTGCGCGAGATGGACCTGGCGTACCGCGCGGGCTACGTCCACGCCGACATCTCCGAGTACAACGTCGCCATCAGCGACGACGGCGTGCTGATCTTCGACTGGCCGCAGTCCGTCGAGACGGACCACGAGAACGCCGACGAGTTGCTCCTACGCGACGTCGACAACATCATCAGCTACTTCCAACGCAAGTATCCGAGCGAGATGCCCGACGTGGAGCCACAGGTCGTCGCGGACGCCATCCTCGACGGCGAGTTCGAGTCGGTGCGCGCGTTCGGCGACGCCGAGGCGTGA
- a CDS encoding lipoate--protein ligase family protein: MSDSDVEAVTESASGADAAGPLADREWRLIREESRPGPLNMALDEVAAETAADGGPRTVRVYRWEPSCLSMGYTQDPETVDWDHCADAGIDVTRRQTGGGGIYHDHAGDISYSITAPASELPGDLLDAYHLLCEPILSAFHALGVDADYADKERPVIYHPACYLRALHPAHDVCADGGAGRKLSGNAQYRREASVIQHGSVTFESKPREHLAVFRDHGVSKEEFAARVGGITDYADVPREDAVTAFETALATWADAEEGDWTDAELARSEEIADEKYRSDEWVRERPGSR; encoded by the coding sequence ATGAGCGATTCGGACGTCGAGGCAGTCACCGAGTCCGCAAGCGGAGCAGACGCCGCCGGTCCGCTGGCTGACCGCGAGTGGCGACTGATCCGCGAGGAGTCGCGGCCCGGCCCGCTGAATATGGCGCTCGACGAGGTGGCCGCGGAGACGGCCGCCGACGGCGGCCCTCGAACCGTCCGGGTGTACCGCTGGGAGCCCTCGTGTCTCTCGATGGGGTACACGCAGGACCCGGAGACGGTCGACTGGGACCACTGCGCGGACGCCGGTATCGACGTGACCCGCCGACAGACCGGCGGCGGCGGCATCTACCACGACCACGCGGGCGACATCTCTTATTCCATCACCGCGCCCGCCTCGGAACTCCCGGGCGACCTCCTCGACGCTTATCATCTGCTGTGTGAGCCGATCCTCTCGGCGTTTCACGCCCTCGGCGTCGATGCTGACTACGCCGACAAGGAGCGTCCCGTCATCTACCACCCGGCGTGTTACCTCCGGGCGCTCCACCCGGCACACGACGTGTGCGCCGACGGCGGCGCGGGCCGGAAACTCTCGGGCAACGCGCAGTACCGCCGTGAGGCGAGCGTCATCCAACACGGCTCTGTCACGTTCGAGTCGAAGCCGCGCGAGCATCTGGCCGTCTTCCGCGACCACGGGGTGAGCAAAGAGGAGTTCGCCGCCCGCGTCGGTGGAATCACCGACTACGCAGACGTGCCGCGCGAGGACGCCGTCACTGCCTTCGAGACCGCGCTGGCGACGTGGGCCGACGCCGAGGAGGGTGACTGGACGGACGCTGAGCTGGCGCGTTCCGAGGAGATAGCCGACGAGAAGTACCGTAGCGACGAGTGGGTTCGCGAGCGACCCGGGAGCCGATAG